A single Corallococcus exiguus DNA region contains:
- a CDS encoding site-specific integrase translates to MGSGKVWTGKWQGGRTFTAKDGRPVYVLRKMVAGKTYTVHLDARSETEAEAELALFMRDPEGYRTKGEAQKLKQESAVYLDAPTVGRYLDFMRRAGTTPRYVSSVGFYLAAWAEAFSGRDWRTVTLQDLLRELNRQATARKNRVTALKAFCAWLREEEGTLTVAEDATISLKVPVSRPEKSVREKGYSIETIERLYRAITGWEFTNFDREDMRRVTDVQCVRDVLCLHAKTGMHGTEIERLAQGEGKITILKEPGEIAATLRFVHKSGRVHVQSIDRQALAAAQRLQARGAAPVDSHIRRVVRRACKALGMELVRFGELRHSFVTWASECGQEVRPKSGGLPLAAIAAVVGHTSPATTKRFYENVAVPPMIKVPLRLEHPEDPAVLPIKAAAAS, encoded by the coding sequence ATGGGTAGCGGCAAGGTCTGGACAGGCAAATGGCAGGGCGGGCGCACGTTCACGGCGAAGGACGGCCGCCCGGTGTACGTGCTGCGCAAGATGGTCGCGGGCAAGACGTATACGGTCCACCTCGACGCCCGCAGCGAGACGGAAGCCGAAGCCGAGCTGGCCCTCTTCATGCGAGATCCCGAGGGCTACCGGACCAAGGGCGAAGCCCAGAAGCTCAAGCAAGAGTCCGCCGTCTACCTGGATGCGCCGACCGTGGGCCGCTACCTGGACTTCATGCGACGCGCGGGCACGACCCCGCGCTACGTGAGCAGCGTTGGCTTTTACTTGGCCGCGTGGGCGGAGGCGTTCTCGGGCCGCGATTGGCGCACCGTCACCCTCCAGGACCTTCTACGCGAGTTGAACCGGCAGGCCACCGCGCGCAAGAACCGGGTCACGGCCCTCAAGGCTTTCTGCGCGTGGCTGCGCGAGGAAGAGGGCACGTTGACGGTGGCGGAGGACGCCACCATTTCCCTCAAGGTGCCCGTCAGCCGTCCCGAAAAGTCGGTGCGTGAGAAGGGCTACAGCATCGAAACGATTGAACGGCTCTACCGCGCTATCACCGGCTGGGAGTTCACCAACTTCGACCGTGAGGACATGCGCCGGGTGACGGACGTTCAATGCGTGCGCGACGTGCTGTGCCTCCACGCCAAGACGGGGATGCACGGCACGGAGATTGAGCGGCTTGCCCAAGGCGAGGGCAAGATCACGATTTTGAAGGAGCCGGGCGAAATCGCCGCAACCCTTCGGTTCGTCCACAAGAGCGGGCGTGTTCACGTCCAGAGCATCGACCGTCAAGCGCTCGCGGCCGCGCAACGGCTCCAGGCGCGCGGTGCTGCGCCTGTGGACAGCCACATCCGACGCGTGGTGCGACGGGCCTGCAAGGCCTTGGGCATGGAACTGGTGCGCTTTGGGGAACTACGGCACAGCTTTGTGACCTGGGCTTCTGAATGCGGCCAGGAAGTGCGGCCCAAATCGGGAGGGCTGCCGCTTGCTGCCATTGCCGCCGTGGTGGGGCACACGTCGCCCGCGACCACCAAGCGCTTCTACGAAAACGTTGCGGTGCCGCCCATGATCAAGGTGCCGCTCCGGCTGGAGCATCCCGAGGATCCGGCAGTGCTGCCGATCAAGGCTGCCGCAGCATCCTGA
- a CDS encoding helix-turn-helix domain-containing protein gives MRIQKVKLGRKKKVSTREVVTPAATAEPPTPPSTVEATAPEPPELAPATVKGRDKRNIEKWGQTAWKSGWMAVPSVLITHQARLGLEPSDLNVLLHLIARWWDPNRKPYLGKKEMAEAMGGVSLRTVQRSLSRLRNANLIVQHPRLRFDGSHTTPEYDLSGLVGRLNQLAQEELTRRTTAAHSAQGARTRRGLRIKAPPKERDGDVVAA, from the coding sequence ATGAGAATCCAGAAGGTGAAGTTGGGCAGGAAGAAGAAGGTGTCCACGAGGGAGGTCGTGACTCCCGCAGCAACGGCGGAGCCTCCCACGCCCCCGAGCACCGTGGAGGCGACCGCCCCTGAACCGCCGGAGCTTGCTCCCGCCACCGTGAAGGGCCGTGACAAGCGGAACATCGAGAAGTGGGGCCAGACGGCGTGGAAGAGCGGGTGGATGGCTGTGCCGAGCGTCCTCATCACACATCAAGCGCGCCTGGGGCTTGAGCCCAGCGACCTGAACGTCCTGCTCCACCTCATCGCGCGCTGGTGGGACCCCAACCGAAAACCCTATTTGGGCAAGAAGGAGATGGCCGAGGCGATGGGGGGCGTGAGCCTGCGCACCGTGCAGCGATCGCTCTCGCGCTTGCGCAACGCGAACCTCATCGTCCAGCACCCCCGGCTGCGCTTCGACGGTTCGCACACTACTCCGGAGTACGATTTGAGCGGGCTCGTCGGGCGCTTGAACCAGCTCGCCCAGGAAGAACTCACGCGGCGCACCACCGCGGCCCACAGCGCGCAGGGCGCGCGGACGCGCCGGGGACTGCGCATCAAGGCACCTCCCAAGGAGCGGGATGGCGACGTGGTCGCCGCCTGA
- a CDS encoding DUF3732 domain-containing protein — protein MSWRILRLGVYAKRGGMLRDVKFKAEGLNIITGPSSRGKSSVLDIVDYCLMSERCPISKGFIRENVSHVGILLVRGDESLIITRALPDVGRLTSTDVYISKGAEKTLPQSPPEARWNVEAARELLSDFTGIESLPVLTNERDAAPDARSPANIRHCSFYVFQPQDVIASRNVAFAGLEDFYKKRHAADAAYYFQGILTIDRLRKRRELRSLKAERNAIDRQAREGARFKSEGFDHGQRLWSEAIGLGLAKGPTAPVLISSLLRELRGIADTKIDTLDRLTTEMGLGAVQSEEAIVRQQLRQRELELSEVERFSLGAGVHEAITDKQLGRLALRELLPNSKPSDCPVCGSDSVDTAKIDKLLVDAAAALSAVRKPPKRISGKIEQERRRLKQETEELKERQANLHARLKILFDNWEQNRPLFEEASRREQLIGRIKEFLASMKRMEATIDTKRDKLLVRIHELEAEVGDKAIYELREGVEKELGDLMTRLAQRLDVEFRGAPVRINFVSFVFEIQLDGQWVGLNELGSGANWLGYHVAGTLALHLFFRRIHSPVPAVLMLDQPSQAWFPAERAKNSQLKIPSDDKELSAVREVYNLLYQSSRGEERPQIIVVDHARLEESWFRDSTVEDWHDGGALVPFSWGLGDQSP, from the coding sequence ATGAGTTGGAGAATTTTGAGATTGGGGGTCTATGCCAAGCGGGGCGGAATGCTTCGTGATGTCAAATTCAAAGCCGAGGGGCTGAACATCATCACAGGACCGTCAAGCAGAGGCAAATCATCGGTTCTTGATATCGTGGACTACTGCTTAATGTCGGAAAGATGTCCGATATCCAAAGGCTTCATACGCGAAAACGTTTCACATGTCGGCATTTTGCTTGTTCGTGGAGATGAGTCGCTCATCATCACAAGGGCACTTCCCGATGTGGGCCGACTAACATCGACTGATGTATATATATCCAAAGGGGCAGAGAAGACACTTCCACAGTCCCCTCCAGAGGCTCGCTGGAATGTTGAGGCCGCTAGGGAATTGCTGTCAGACTTCACGGGAATAGAATCGCTCCCTGTCCTGACGAACGAACGCGATGCGGCACCGGATGCGAGGAGTCCAGCGAACATCAGGCACTGCTCGTTTTATGTCTTCCAGCCTCAGGACGTTATTGCTAGTCGCAACGTGGCATTTGCTGGCCTAGAAGATTTCTATAAAAAAAGACATGCAGCAGATGCTGCATACTACTTCCAGGGCATTCTAACTATTGACCGCCTGCGAAAGAGGAGGGAACTGCGCTCCTTGAAGGCAGAGCGCAATGCAATCGATCGGCAGGCGCGAGAAGGCGCTAGGTTTAAATCAGAAGGATTCGATCACGGTCAACGTCTTTGGAGTGAAGCGATTGGACTTGGCTTGGCGAAGGGGCCAACTGCGCCAGTCCTGATTTCAAGCCTGCTAAGGGAGCTTCGCGGTATTGCAGATACAAAAATCGACACCCTGGATAGGTTGACCACCGAAATGGGGCTAGGCGCTGTTCAATCGGAGGAGGCAATCGTTAGGCAGCAACTGCGTCAAAGAGAGCTTGAGTTGTCGGAGGTTGAGCGCTTTTCTCTCGGCGCGGGAGTGCATGAGGCAATTACCGACAAGCAACTGGGCAGACTGGCACTTCGCGAGTTGCTGCCGAACTCGAAGCCGAGTGATTGCCCCGTTTGTGGCAGTGACTCAGTCGACACAGCGAAAATTGACAAGCTCCTTGTTGACGCTGCCGCTGCGCTGAGTGCCGTTCGAAAGCCGCCCAAGAGAATTAGCGGTAAAATTGAGCAGGAGCGCAGGCGGCTCAAGCAAGAGACAGAAGAGCTAAAAGAACGCCAGGCAAATCTGCATGCTAGGCTCAAGATTCTTTTTGACAACTGGGAGCAGAATCGCCCCCTTTTCGAGGAAGCTAGCCGCCGCGAGCAACTCATTGGGCGTATCAAGGAGTTCCTGGCCTCAATGAAGAGAATGGAAGCGACAATAGACACCAAGCGCGACAAGCTATTGGTGAGGATTCATGAGCTAGAGGCAGAGGTTGGTGACAAGGCAATATATGAATTGAGGGAGGGCGTTGAGAAGGAGCTTGGCGACCTAATGACGCGGCTTGCGCAGCGGTTGGATGTCGAGTTCCGCGGGGCGCCAGTTCGGATTAATTTTGTCAGTTTTGTTTTTGAGATTCAGCTGGATGGTCAGTGGGTTGGACTTAACGAACTGGGAAGCGGTGCCAACTGGCTCGGATATCACGTTGCTGGGACACTTGCTCTCCACTTGTTCTTCCGGAGAATTCACTCGCCGGTTCCCGCTGTGCTCATGCTGGATCAACCGAGCCAAGCTTGGTTTCCCGCCGAGCGGGCTAAGAACAGTCAGCTCAAAATTCCATCTGACGACAAGGAGCTAAGTGCGGTGCGCGAAGTGTACAATCTGCTCTACCAATCTTCTCGAGGGGAAGAACGGCCTCAGATAATTGTTGTTGATCATGCGAGGCTTGAGGAGTCCTGGTTTCGCGACAGCACCGTAGAGGATTGGCATGATGGTGGCGCCTTGGTGCCATTTTCATGGGGGCTTGGCGACCAGAGCCCGTGA
- a CDS encoding IS630 family transposase, giving the protein MAVAKVASGQSRAQAARELLCAPSTVVAAVQRYQESGREGLLDRRAQNGRRKVDERFRQTLRRVLKGTPQQSGWRRTTWTRELLVREVERRGRVRVSPATMGRALASVGAHRRRPRPVVRCPWPERRRRRRLWRLKCRAAFARPDEPVLFEDEMDVHLNPKIGPDWTLPGLRREVVTPGNNQKRFVAGALDASTARMTWVQGEKKTSALFIDLVRAVDAAYPRAKRLHFILDNAATHSSKKTRKALEALGERLVLHFLPP; this is encoded by the coding sequence ATGGCGGTGGCCAAGGTCGCCAGTGGCCAGTCGCGAGCGCAGGCCGCACGGGAGTTGCTGTGCGCCCCCTCGACGGTGGTGGCCGCGGTCCAGCGCTACCAGGAGTCCGGCCGTGAAGGCCTTTTGGACAGGCGCGCCCAGAATGGGCGACGCAAAGTGGATGAGCGTTTCCGACAGACGCTGCGCAGGGTGTTGAAGGGCACGCCCCAGCAGTCCGGCTGGCGACGCACCACGTGGACCCGTGAGCTGCTGGTGCGAGAGGTAGAGAGGCGAGGCCGGGTGCGCGTCTCGCCCGCGACGATGGGACGCGCCTTGGCCTCGGTGGGAGCCCACAGAAGGCGTCCGCGTCCCGTGGTGCGCTGCCCTTGGCCGGAGCGCCGACGTCGACGGCGCCTCTGGCGGCTGAAATGCCGTGCGGCCTTCGCCCGGCCCGACGAGCCCGTGCTTTTTGAGGATGAGATGGATGTGCACCTCAACCCGAAAATCGGCCCGGACTGGACGTTGCCTGGACTGCGCAGAGAGGTCGTCACACCGGGCAACAACCAGAAGCGTTTCGTGGCGGGGGCGCTGGATGCGAGCACGGCCCGGATGACTTGGGTGCAGGGAGAGAAGAAGACGAGTGCGCTCTTCATCGACCTGGTGCGCGCCGTGGACGCCGCCTATCCCAGAGCCAAGCGCCTGCATTTCATCCTCGACAATGCCGCCACCCACTCCAGCAAGAAGACGCGCAAGGCGCTGGAGGCACTGGGCGAGCGGCTGGTGCTGCACTTCCTGCCGCCGTAA
- a CDS encoding serine/threonine protein kinase produces MPYSGTSLFPEGLVLFSLKGATYEMLEDLGPGHHGERVLSALQRVKDKVVRRVILKALPLSDSAAVCKEARRRLEEEIQLATFLRHPNIACVHGAHKAKGTLFVITEAVAGFSLNTLLEVAAARGSYFPESFMLYVGAKITGALAHAHTCRSAQGEPLKIVHRAIDPTRIRVTFDGQVKLTDFGVASARLPGQRTTRRPATRGEVFWASPEALLGQSEDARSDLFTLGMVLLEFATGKHLLSAYHLLTKDLWVLVPEGETEPLRGAIAQMRNAWAGVDPEETILRAATFTPADVEATTQTLSEPTRAVFRKLLRRNPAERHMSALTLQDDLAKVLRARGNYTARMAAQEIQAALRGAGQAMAEDEEGPKSLKHQDFITTEPSPA; encoded by the coding sequence ATGCCGTACTCTGGTACTTCCCTGTTTCCCGAAGGACTGGTGCTCTTTTCGCTCAAGGGTGCCACTTACGAAATGCTGGAAGACCTGGGCCCCGGCCATCATGGCGAGCGCGTCCTATCGGCCCTCCAGCGCGTCAAGGACAAGGTGGTCCGCCGAGTCATCCTCAAAGCGCTGCCGCTGTCTGACTCTGCGGCAGTGTGTAAGGAGGCACGCAGGCGACTGGAGGAAGAGATCCAGTTGGCCACCTTCCTCCGACACCCGAACATCGCCTGCGTCCATGGAGCGCACAAAGCCAAGGGCACTCTGTTTGTTATTACGGAAGCTGTCGCCGGCTTCTCGCTGAATACACTCCTTGAAGTCGCGGCAGCGCGGGGGAGCTACTTCCCCGAATCCTTCATGCTGTATGTCGGGGCCAAGATTACGGGGGCACTGGCGCACGCGCACACCTGCCGGAGTGCGCAGGGGGAGCCACTAAAGATCGTCCACCGGGCGATTGACCCGACACGCATCCGCGTGACCTTCGATGGACAGGTCAAACTGACGGACTTTGGCGTTGCGTCCGCACGACTTCCCGGCCAGCGCACCACGCGTCGGCCCGCCACCCGGGGAGAAGTCTTTTGGGCTTCTCCAGAGGCATTGCTCGGCCAGTCCGAGGACGCGCGCTCTGACTTGTTCACGCTGGGAATGGTGCTGCTGGAGTTCGCCACCGGCAAACACCTACTCAGTGCCTACCACCTGCTGACAAAGGATTTATGGGTGCTGGTTCCGGAGGGGGAAACGGAGCCGCTACGCGGAGCCATCGCACAGATGAGAAACGCATGGGCCGGGGTGGACCCGGAGGAAACGATATTGCGTGCGGCCACTTTCACTCCAGCCGATGTAGAAGCGACAACACAAACGCTGTCAGAGCCCACCCGGGCTGTCTTCCGCAAGCTGCTGCGGCGCAACCCGGCTGAGCGGCATATGTCCGCGCTGACTCTGCAAGACGACTTGGCGAAGGTGCTGCGAGCGCGAGGGAACTACACCGCCAGAATGGCTGCGCAGGAGATTCAAGCGGCACTGCGAGGAGCTGGCCAAGCGATGGCTGAGGATGAAGAGGGCCCAAAGAGCTTGAAGCATCAGGACTTCATCACGACGGAACCAAGCCCGGCATGA
- a CDS encoding DUF2381 family protein: MPRLSGLLLALLSFAAWAAAAEDSALPRLRMRNVALTAKAEGVRVSTRIPTTLTFDTPINAQAVKLGEKAPVEILDVGERSLTLRALEELSEAVTLRVPFLNESILTAPVFKLTTAADVVDAQVLVFRAASAPELMQVRLAALEARCSACEAALTAQRERGTATGPSGWIVSGQVEEGIGVQVKWLRASPPSATTGLEVASVHRFKADAWVVLAVKVSNLTGPPWRPGKAWLENPSTGRRVEARTVAMAPDVLPPNGTGRVAVEFDWKRRESGPPGEAFRLVIQEAADGARPLAIPGVVLEDGTSTREKNGP, encoded by the coding sequence TTGCCACGACTCTCCGGGCTCTTGTTGGCGCTCTTGTCCTTCGCGGCGTGGGCAGCGGCAGCGGAGGACTCCGCCCTGCCCAGGTTACGGATGCGAAATGTCGCGCTCACCGCGAAAGCCGAGGGAGTGCGCGTCTCCACGCGCATTCCTACAACGCTCACTTTCGACACGCCCATCAACGCGCAGGCAGTGAAGTTGGGCGAAAAAGCGCCTGTCGAAATCCTGGACGTTGGAGAACGCTCCCTCACCCTCCGGGCGCTGGAGGAATTGAGCGAAGCGGTGACGTTGCGCGTGCCGTTTCTCAACGAATCCATCCTGACGGCGCCCGTCTTCAAGCTCACCACGGCGGCGGACGTGGTGGACGCGCAAGTCCTGGTGTTCCGCGCCGCCAGCGCGCCAGAGTTGATGCAGGTCCGGCTGGCTGCATTGGAGGCACGCTGCTCCGCATGTGAGGCGGCACTCACCGCGCAACGCGAGCGCGGCACGGCCACGGGCCCCTCCGGTTGGATTGTCTCGGGGCAGGTGGAGGAGGGCATCGGCGTCCAGGTCAAATGGCTCCGTGCGTCGCCCCCCAGTGCCACAACGGGCCTGGAGGTAGCGTCCGTCCACCGCTTCAAGGCGGATGCGTGGGTGGTGCTCGCCGTGAAGGTGTCGAACCTCACCGGGCCCCCTTGGAGGCCGGGCAAGGCATGGCTGGAGAATCCGTCCACCGGCCGCCGCGTGGAGGCGCGCACGGTGGCCATGGCGCCGGACGTGCTGCCGCCTAACGGCACGGGTCGCGTGGCGGTGGAGTTTGACTGGAAGCGTAGGGAGTCCGGGCCGCCCGGGGAAGCCTTCCGGTTGGTGATACAGGAGGCGGCGGACGGCGCCCGGCCCCTGGCCATTCCGGGCGTGGTGCTTGAGGACGGGACTTCAACGCGGGAGAAGAACGGACCATGA
- a CDS encoding ABC-three component system protein, whose product MSLETHDDIVVSSGSDHIIAAIQTKHSWSGDLLTGHSVELWKTLRVWIYLLAKQHLSHDSMLILSTTARVGPDLRELVDAPRGKTDVENIRRRLDETSRISSNKEVADAMSDWRRLGKAQREFLAQRITIQEAQPRLAEVDELIDKRLLRSAVRPQAVRLFRESLIGWFDGLVAARLSSGGCKITVAEVVGKLAELFSLQAPAALISTQGEAEHPPLDEERRSDPPYLRQLNLLDAPDEHLVNAVAMFYRARAERESWRQTRPNAALELQSYDGDLKAKWRTIRLGALRTKLSDASNLIECGWRIHEECMNYHGNISGMLVPVHVANGTHYMLTNEPGSSPYIGWHPDYLNLLSPSKKEGE is encoded by the coding sequence GTGAGCCTGGAGACGCATGACGACATTGTTGTCAGCTCGGGCAGCGACCACATCATAGCCGCGATACAGACTAAGCACTCATGGAGTGGCGACCTTCTGACGGGGCACTCCGTTGAGCTATGGAAAACCCTGCGCGTCTGGATTTACCTTCTTGCAAAGCAGCATCTCTCCCACGATTCGATGCTTATTCTCAGCACGACCGCCCGTGTCGGGCCTGATTTGAGGGAACTTGTTGATGCCCCGAGGGGCAAGACCGATGTCGAGAATATCCGACGACGACTGGATGAGACCTCAAGAATATCAAGCAACAAGGAAGTCGCTGACGCCATGTCAGACTGGAGGCGTCTGGGGAAAGCACAGCGCGAGTTCCTAGCTCAGAGAATCACAATACAAGAGGCACAACCTCGTTTGGCAGAAGTCGATGAACTCATCGACAAGAGACTGCTCCGGAGTGCTGTCCGCCCTCAAGCGGTGCGATTGTTTCGCGAGAGTCTAATTGGCTGGTTCGACGGGCTTGTTGCGGCGCGCCTATCGAGTGGAGGCTGCAAGATTACAGTCGCTGAAGTTGTGGGGAAGTTGGCGGAATTGTTTTCGCTCCAAGCGCCTGCGGCGCTAATTAGCACTCAAGGAGAGGCCGAACACCCTCCTCTGGATGAGGAGCGTCGTTCTGATCCTCCCTATCTGAGGCAGCTGAACCTTCTCGATGCGCCGGATGAGCACTTGGTGAATGCGGTAGCCATGTTCTATCGGGCCCGGGCAGAGCGCGAGAGTTGGCGGCAGACGCGCCCGAACGCAGCTCTCGAACTCCAAAGCTACGATGGTGACTTGAAGGCCAAGTGGAGGACGATTCGACTTGGCGCCTTGAGGACCAAGCTATCAGATGCGAGCAATCTGATTGAATGCGGCTGGAGAATACATGAGGAATGCATGAACTACCATGGAAACATCAGCGGAATGCTTGTTCCTGTCCATGTCGCCAATGGGACTCATTATATGCTCACTAATGAACCTGGCTCTTCACCATATATTGGATGGCATCCCGACTACCTAAATCTATTGTCACCCAGCAAGAAGGAAGGTGAGTGA
- a CDS encoding serine/threonine protein kinase, with translation MTTAEVFSYLKPGSRLGAYRVREWKGGGAYGDVYRGVKDGKPVALKLSKHRQHSADPGKTDERLLRELVCLVHVDHPHIAKVQGWARTPQGRGYLVLEYVDGWTLAHWLQNARPTFQQVARLFAKLAHALEHMHGRRVRHRDLSLSNVMVRKVDGEPVLIDLGAGEYSGAQELTDAPLPPGTNRYRSPEAARFFKENQNNPDARYPFPPEDDLYSLAVCLYDALTDAEPARGGWEARKAPRIDVNSPMWAPPSARTANPRVPEALSEWVEKWMARDFEKRLPSLASMREALEALGAQEGAEWLAPVQAPPEAVSAVSEATGDPPAKARRRVLAGAVAAVVLAVGAFALLREAPSREAPFVPAVPESSSGPRAKPPQAHPSPPAPSTSAVPSPSEVPPAVKESPSVPAPTNPSSNPPVAKPPMKSAPAFSRGFLKKCAGAGALAAALLGCPAQQVQPTQERCPAAAAENIRRLGLDDGSQITILVDVKQPIFRSPDECKATGRVWSDEGWCLTLLGDGKLESETEEKIGRLPEGSRLYGRVWTEGATVVGRYTRARKPNGEEIDVCMSLSANGGLDKMPGSKPGAALVRPRDAATSITKQWH, from the coding sequence ATGACGACGGCGGAAGTCTTCAGCTACCTCAAGCCCGGCTCCCGCCTGGGGGCCTACCGCGTCCGCGAGTGGAAGGGCGGGGGTGCCTATGGCGACGTCTACCGGGGCGTGAAGGACGGCAAGCCCGTCGCCCTCAAGCTCTCCAAGCACCGGCAGCACAGCGCGGATCCGGGAAAGACGGATGAACGCCTGCTGCGCGAACTGGTGTGCCTCGTTCACGTAGACCATCCCCATATCGCCAAGGTGCAGGGCTGGGCGCGCACGCCGCAGGGACGTGGGTATCTGGTGCTGGAGTACGTGGACGGCTGGACGCTGGCGCACTGGCTCCAGAACGCGCGGCCCACCTTCCAGCAGGTCGCGCGCCTGTTCGCGAAGCTGGCCCATGCCCTGGAGCACATGCACGGCCGGAGGGTGCGCCACAGAGACTTGTCGCTCTCCAACGTCATGGTGCGCAAGGTGGACGGTGAGCCCGTCCTCATCGACCTGGGCGCGGGGGAATACTCGGGAGCCCAGGAGTTGACGGACGCGCCCCTGCCCCCGGGGACCAACCGCTACCGCTCTCCGGAGGCGGCGCGCTTCTTCAAGGAGAACCAGAACAACCCCGACGCGCGTTACCCCTTCCCGCCCGAGGATGACCTCTACTCGCTGGCGGTGTGTCTGTATGACGCGCTGACCGACGCGGAGCCCGCGCGCGGCGGATGGGAGGCGCGCAAGGCGCCCCGCATTGACGTCAACAGCCCCATGTGGGCGCCCCCGTCCGCGCGCACCGCCAACCCTCGCGTGCCCGAGGCGTTGAGCGAGTGGGTAGAAAAGTGGATGGCGCGTGACTTCGAGAAGCGGCTTCCCTCGCTGGCCTCCATGCGGGAGGCGCTGGAAGCGCTGGGGGCCCAGGAGGGCGCGGAGTGGCTGGCCCCCGTGCAGGCGCCTCCGGAAGCGGTCTCCGCTGTCTCGGAGGCCACGGGCGACCCTCCAGCGAAGGCACGGCGGCGCGTGCTGGCGGGGGCAGTGGCCGCCGTCGTGCTCGCCGTCGGCGCCTTCGCATTGCTACGCGAAGCCCCCTCACGCGAAGCGCCGTTTGTCCCAGCCGTGCCGGAGTCGTCCAGCGGCCCGCGTGCGAAGCCCCCCCAGGCGCACCCTTCACCGCCCGCACCGTCCACCAGTGCAGTACCGTCCCCGTCCGAGGTGCCCCCCGCCGTGAAGGAAAGTCCCTCTGTGCCTGCCCCCACGAATCCGTCCTCGAATCCGCCCGTAGCGAAGCCGCCCATGAAGTCCGCGCCCGCTTTCAGCCGTGGATTCCTCAAGAAGTGCGCGGGGGCGGGGGCTTTGGCCGCCGCGCTGTTGGGCTGTCCCGCGCAGCAGGTGCAGCCCACGCAGGAGCGTTGCCCCGCAGCGGCAGCGGAAAACATTCGGAGGCTCGGCCTCGATGACGGCTCCCAGATCACAATCCTCGTAGACGTTAAGCAGCCCATTTTCAGATCGCCCGACGAATGCAAAGCCACAGGCCGCGTGTGGAGCGACGAGGGTTGGTGCTTGACCCTGCTGGGCGATGGGAAGCTCGAATCCGAAACTGAGGAGAAAATCGGCAGGTTGCCCGAGGGCTCGCGGCTCTACGGGCGAGTGTGGACAGAAGGGGCGACAGTGGTGGGCCGCTACACGCGAGCCCGTAAGCCCAATGGCGAGGAAATCGATGTCTGCATGTCCCTCTCAGCCAATGGGGGCTTGGACAAGATGCCCGGCTCCAAGCCCGGTGCCGCGCTCGTGCGCCCAAGAGACGCTGCGACATCCATCACAAAGCAGTGGCATTGA